Within Deltaproteobacteria bacterium, the genomic segment AGTTCGGCGGCTGCTTCGTGCTGGGGATACAGGTGTTCTCGGCGCTGCGGGACATCTACGGGAAGAACGGCGCCGAGACCATCTCCGGGCTCTGCGGCACGCGGGTGGTGCTGTCGGCACCCGACCAGGAGACCGCGCAGTGGTCGGCGGAGAGCCTGGGTCGCGGGGAGGTGGAGGAGTACACGCAGGGGATGAGCTACGGCGCCAGCACCATGCGGGACGGGGTCTCCCTCACCCAGCATCGCCAGATGCGCCCTCTGGCGCTGCCCTCGGAGATCATGCGATTGGAGAACCTCCACGGCTACCTGAAATTTCCCGGCCCCTTCCCGGTCACCCCTATCAGGCTCAAGTACGTGAACCGTCCGGCTTCCGCCGAACGGTTCGTGCCGCGCAAGGCCGATGGGACCCCGCCCGGCGCGGATGCGCTTCCGATCGAAGGCGCGCGCGACAAGGGCGTGCAGGACGATGGCGGCGCCCGCCTCGTGGACGAACCGGTGGACGGCGGAGGTCAAGCCGATCCGATAGACGAGCTGAAGCCCGAGACGCCGCCGGAGTCCGGCACGGACCCGGCACCTCCGGAAGCGGAGGGGCGGACGGAAGACGCGGGCGCGCGGTCGCGGGAGAATCCGCCGCCCGAGCCAGAGCCGGCAGCCGTTGGAAACCCTGGGGACGAATCCGGGAGTCGCCGGGGCGTGGTGATCTGACGTGGTGGCGTCCATCGGCGCGGTCGCGAGCCCTTCCCAGGGCGCCGCCTACTATGAACGCGACGGCTACTACGCGAAGGACGCCCCCGAGCACCGCGCCGCAAGCTCGTGGATGGGGAGCGGCGCGGCCGAGCTCGGGCTCGAAGGGCCGGTCGACTCCGAGGTCTTCCGGTCGGTTCTCGAAGGCTTTGTGCCGGACGGCTCCGGACGGCGCCTCGGACGGATGGACAGGGACGGCGGGATCACGCACCGTCCCGGCCGCGACCTCACCTTTTCCGCCCCCAAGTCTGTGTCCCTCGCGGCGCTCGTGGGCCGTGACGCCCGGGTCGTGGAAGCCCACGACCGCGCCGTGGCGTTCACCCTCGACTGGTTCGAGAGGAACGTGGCGGAGACCCGGATGAGGGACCCCGGGACCGGCCGCGTGTCGCGCGC encodes:
- a CDS encoding relaxase domain-containing protein produces the protein MVASIGAVASPSQGAAYYERDGYYAKDAPEHRAASSWMGSGAAELGLEGPVDSEVFRSVLEGFVPDGSGRRLGRMDRDGGITHRPGRDLTFSAPKSVSLAALVGRDARVVEAHDRAVAFTLDWFERNVAETRMRDPGTGRVSRA